In the Sinomonas cyclohexanicum genome, CATCTTCATGTTGGCGCGGATCGCCTCGAGCGGGAGGCCCGCATTGACCACGGCGGAGAGCAGCGTCGCGTCCGGCTCGGCCCTGAGCGCCGGGATGAGCTCGTCGATCGCTGCGTCGACCTGGGCGCTCGAGGCGGCGGCCCTAGCCCAAACCTCCGGATCCTCGGCATAGTTGCCGGTGCCGTCGATGAGGGTCTGGCTCCAGCGCTGCATGTCCTCCTGGGTCGCATTGCGGAAGCCCATGATGTCGCGCAGGTTCTCGGCGGCGAACGGTGCAGCGAACCCGAGGTGCAGGTCGGCACCCGGGCCCTGCGCCTTGAACTCGGCGATGTACCTGTCCGCGTTCTTCTCGAACACGGAGGTCCACGTCTCCTTGATGGCCTTGGGGCGCAGCACGGGGCCATAGGCGGCGCGGTCCACCTGATGCTCGGGATCGTCCTTGCGCAGCATCGAATGTCCCATGGAGCGCTTCATGAGCGAGCCCTCCTCGTCCGCGGAGAACGTCTGGGCGTCCTGCTCGATGCGGTGGCAGGCCTCGAAGCTCGTGACCATGTACCGGCCCACCGCCGGGACCCACGCGACCGGGGACTCCGCCCGGAGGCGCTGGTAGATGGGGTAGGGGTCGGCGTACAGGTCCTCGATGCGGACGTAGTCAGCGACAGGTGCAGCGACGGGCGCAGTGACGGGTGCAGCGGCAGGAGTGGAAGTCATGGATCGAGTGTGGCGCGAGTCATATCTTCAGGTAAAGTTCAAAAAACATCTATCAATAGCAAGTTCTCTTAGAGAGGTAGGGCGGTGGCCGAGGCGAGTCGACCTGACGAGGAGGACGGCGCCGTCGTGCGCATCCCGAACCGCTTCACCCTCAAGCAGCTCGGCTACCTCCTGGCTGTCGCGGACGCCGGCTCGATCAGCGGCGCGGCGCAGCGGCTGCACGTCACGCAGACCGCCGTGGGCGCTGCGCTGAGCGACCTCGAGAGGGCCCTCGGCGCGCAGCTGCTCGTGCGCCGGCGCGCACACGGCGTGGTCCTCACCCCGGCGGGTTCCTATGTCCGCGAGCATGCCCGCGGCCTCCTCGCGGACGCCGCGGACCTCGAACTCTCGGCGCTCGACGCCGGCGCGGTCGTCCGCGGGCCGCTCGCCCTGGGCTGCTACTCGACGCTTGCCGTCACGCTGATCCCGCCCATCCTCCAAGGGTTCGGCCACGCACACCCTGAGGTGGTCCTCGACTTCGTCGCAGACCAGCAGGAGCCCCTTGAGCAGCGGCTCCTCGCCGGCGAGCTCGACGCGGCCCTCCTGTACGACATGAACCTTCCGCTGGGCCTCGAGGCCCGCACGATCTTCGAGACCAGCGTGTACGCCCTGCTCGCTGCGGACCACCCGCTCGCGGGGGAGCGACGAGTGGCCCTCGAGGCGCTCGCGGACGACCCGCTGGTCTTCCTCGATCTCTATCCCAGCGGCGAGCACACGCTCGCGGTCTTCCGGGCCGCCGGAGTCGCCCCGAAGATCCGGTACCGGACCACGGACTTCGAGCTCACCCGGTCCCTCGTGGGGCGCGGGCTCGGCTACGCCCTCCTCGTGCAGCGGCCCGCACGCGACGAGACGTACGAGGGGCTGCCCGTGGTCCCGGTCGAGATCACGCCCACGCCCGCGCCGGTGCGCGTCGTCATGGCGTGGAACGCGGCGGTGCGGCCCACGCGCCGTGCGCGGGCGCTCATGGAGTTCATCGCGGAAGGGGCGCTTCACCGCGCCCGCACCGTGAATTAACGAGAGTTGTCATCCCGTTGTGAAAGATTCGTTGCGGAAGTTGGAGGCCCGTACTAGGGTGCAAGCTGTGTCACAGTTCGCTTCAGCACCTGCCGGGGGGACAGCCGTGAATGAGGCAGCCCGCAGGACCGTCATCTCCGCTTCCGAGCTCGTCAAGACCTATGGCGACTTCAACGCCGTGGACGGCATCAGCTTCGACGTCCCCGCCGGGGAGTCCTTCGGGCTCCTCGGGCCGAACGGCGCCGGCAAGTCCACCACCATGCGGATGATCGGCGGTGTCACCCAGCGCACGTCCGGCAGGCTCGAGATCATGGGTCTGGACCCCGAGAAGCAGGGCCCCGA is a window encoding:
- a CDS encoding cytochrome P450; amino-acid sequence: MTSTPAAAPVTAPVAAPVADYVRIEDLYADPYPIYQRLRAESPVAWVPAVGRYMVTSFEACHRIEQDAQTFSADEEGSLMKRSMGHSMLRKDDPEHQVDRAAYGPVLRPKAIKETWTSVFEKNADRYIAEFKAQGPGADLHLGFAAPFAAENLRDIMGFRNATQEDMQRWSQTLIDGTGNYAEDPEVWARAAASSAQVDAAIDELIPALRAEPDATLLSAVVNAGLPLEAIRANMKMTIGGGLNEPRDVIGTAVWALLSHRDQLDQVLADPSLWAAAFEEAVRWVAPIGMYPRQTTREVEIGGVTLPAGARLGVNVGAANRDPAQFEDPEAYNLNREKRPHLAFGGGAHFCAGTWVARTSVAQVALPRLFEALPNLRLSERPAREGGWVFRGMLELPVDWD
- a CDS encoding LysR family transcriptional regulator — its product is MAEASRPDEEDGAVVRIPNRFTLKQLGYLLAVADAGSISGAAQRLHVTQTAVGAALSDLERALGAQLLVRRRAHGVVLTPAGSYVREHARGLLADAADLELSALDAGAVVRGPLALGCYSTLAVTLIPPILQGFGHAHPEVVLDFVADQQEPLEQRLLAGELDAALLYDMNLPLGLEARTIFETSVYALLAADHPLAGERRVALEALADDPLVFLDLYPSGEHTLAVFRAAGVAPKIRYRTTDFELTRSLVGRGLGYALLVQRPARDETYEGLPVVPVEITPTPAPVRVVMAWNAAVRPTRRARALMEFIAEGALHRARTVN